GTTGCGCGGCCAGATGTCGACCGGCTTCGACGCCTACCGGCGCATGAGCCCGATCTACACGATCAGCGCGCAGGGCACCGATGCGCTGGGCATCTGGGCGGCGCAGACCAGCTTGGGCGCGGCCTTCGGCCAGGCCGGTGGACGCGTCACGCTGGTCGCCGGCTCGTTCGGAACCTCGTCGTTCGACACCAGCTTGCGGACGCCGGACCTGCCGCTCGTGGGCGGCACGACGCTGCGTCTGACCGGCGACGTCGGCTACGACGCGCGGCGCGGCGGCCTGCTGACGGTCCTGCCCGATGCCGCCCACTACGCGACCGTGTGGCGGCACAGCCTGGACGCGTTCCTGGCCACGCCGGTCGTGCGCGCGCCGCTGGGCACCCGCCTGAGCGCCACGCTGGAAGGAACGCGCACCTGGTACGCGTTCCCGCACCGCTACGACCAGCTGACGGGCACCGTCACCGCGTCCAAGCAGTTCAGCCGGGCGTTCACGATGCTGGGGACGTACCAGAACGCCTGGAGCGCCGAGGTCTATCCGTACGCGCAGGCGCTGTTCTATCCGCCCCCCAACCCGCCGCTGTTGGCACCGGACGGCACGCCGTGGTACGGCTACGACGCGTTCGCCGGCGTCGCGGTCGCGCGTTCCACGACGGTGACGGCGCAGCTGACGCCGAACGTCAACACGTCCGCGCAGCTGGCGGTGACGCGTAGCGACGACTTCTTGCAATTCGACGGGATCGGACCGCCGCCGTGGACCGTCACCGGGACGCTGCGCATGCGTCCCTTCCCGAACTTCGGGATCCAGCTCTCGCGCAGCTACGCCTTCGACTGGGGCGGCGTGCGTTGGGTCCCCCGTTGGAGCATCTCGATCACCCCGTGACCCATCCGCTGTTGATCGCCGCCGCGGCGGCCTCGCTCTTCCGTGTCGTGCCGCTCGCGTGCAGCGACGATCGCCTCGCGATCGCCGGCGGCGGCGTCGTGCGGCTCGCGGCCGGTGCCTCGTGCGCGGGGATCGTGCCCGGCAAGGCGATCGCGATCGAGCTCGACGCCGACGGCCGCGCCACCCCGCGCGCGCTCGATCCGGCCGCACATCCGGCCTCGGCCGCGGACGTGCCGAAGGCGGCGTACGTGCTGGCGCCGGTCGCGCCGGCGGACGCCGACACCGCCGACCAAGTGGTGGTCACGATCGACGTGTTCGTCCCGCCGCGCACGCCGGCCACCGACGACATCTACCTGAGCACCGATCGCAGCGACTGGAATCCGGCCGAGATCCGCATGGACCGCGTCGACCCGCGCCACTACCGGCTGGGCATCCCGCTGCGCCGCGGCGCGCGGCTCGCGTTTCGCGTCACGCGCGGCAGCTTCGGGACGACCGAGCGCGACGCGGCCCGCGCGCTGCCGCCGGCGCACGTGGTGATCGGCGCGCCGAACGTCGACGTACGGGTCACGGTCGCGGCCTGGGCGGACATCGATTGAGCGGCGACTCCCTGCGGGCGGCGCCGGCACCGCGCTTCGCGGTGCGCGACAACGCCGCCGTCAACGCGCTCTGGCTGGGGATCCAGTTCCAGGACGCGGCGATCCTGGCCATCATCGTCCCCGCGATCCTCCTGCAGCTCGACCGGCAGCACGGCACCAACGTGCACACCGACGTGCTGGCGCTGTACGCGACGCTGGCGGCGATCGCGGCGACGTTCGTGCCGATGGTCGCCGGCGCGCTCTCGGACCGTGCGCGCCGGCGCGGCGGCGACCGCCGTCGCGAGACGGCGATCGCGCTGGCCGTCGACGTGTTGGCGCTGGGCGCGATGGCGATCTCGCACACCATCGGCTTGCTCGGGCTCGAGGTCGTCGCGGCCAGCATCGCGATCGCGGCCGCGTCGACGATCTATCAGGCGCTGCTGCCCGACGTCGTCCCCAAGAGCGCATGGGGCGCGGCCGCCGGGATGCGCGGCGCGATGACGCTGCTCGGCACGGTGCTCGGCCTGGCCGCGGCCGCGCGGTTGACGCCGCACGTCGCACTGCTGGTGATGGCGCTGTTCATCGTGCTTTCGGCGACCTCGCTGTTGGCGATCCGGCACGAGCGGCGCGACGAGCCGGTCCGCTCGCACGCGGTCGTGCGCGACTGGCACGACCTGGGCATCACGCTGGTCGCGCGCGGCTGGATCGTGCTGGGCATGACGCTGCTGCAGACCTACATCTTGTACTTCTTCAGCGACGTGCTGCGCGTCCGCGACGCGTCGCTGGGGACGGGCCTGGTCGCCGGTGCCGCGCTGGTCGGCGCGATCGGCTCGAGCATCACGACCGGCGTGCTCTCCGACCGCGTCGACCGGCGCTACGTGGTCGCGCTCTCGGGCATCCCGATGACGCTGGCCGCGCTCGGCTTCGCGCTGGCGCCGCAGGCGAACCTGATCTTCTTGTACGCGGCGCTGTTCGGTCTAGGCTACGGCGGCGTGTTCTCGGTGGGCTGGGCGCTGGCGCTCGACGCGATCCCCGAGCTGGGCGACGCCGCGCGCGACCTGGGCATTTGGGGAACGCTCTCCAACATGCCGGGGATCGCGGCGCCGGCGCTGGGCGCGTGGATCATCGCGCACGGTGCGACGCCCCGCGACGGCTATCGCGCGCTGTTCGCGTTGGCCGGCGGCTGCTTCTTCGTCGGCTCGCTGATCGTGCTGCGGGTCGGCCGTAACCCGGTCGCGTCGATCTGGTCGGCGCTGTTCGTCGCGCTCACGTGCGTCTTCCGGCAACCGTATCTGCGGCTGTTCCGCCTGCGCGTGCGCTCGTGGGGGCGGCTGCCGTTCCGCCGCGGTCCGACCGTCTTGATCGCCAACCACCAGCACGAAGACGAATCCGAAACGGTCATGCAGCGCACGTTCCTGCAAGGGCCGTGGCGCGCTCCCATCCTCACCGCCTCGACGCGGCGCATGTACGAGCCGGGCTTCTTCGCCTGGCGCATGCCGTGGCTGGCGCCGTTCGCGCGCGAGCTCAACGCGGGCGGGATGTTCTACGCGCTCGGCATGCTGCCGATCGAGAACCAGCTCAACGCGCAGCCCCTGCGCAGTCTCGCGCGCGCGGTGCGCGCTGCCCACGGCAACCTGCCGGTGAACGCCGTCTTCCGCGACGCGGCGCTGGCGCTGCTGCCGCCCGGCGCGGCGACCCTCGACGACGTCCTCGCGCCGCGCAACTTCAACGCCGGCGAGCGCGCGGTGAAGATCGCCTACCTGCACGAACCCTATCGCCGCGAGACGCTCGAACGCATCCGCGCCTCGATCGACGAGGACGTCGCGCGCATCGTCGACGTGACGCGGCGCGGAGCGACCTTCTTCGTCACCCCGGAAGGCAACTACAGCACCGACGGCCGGATGCGGCCGCTGCGCGGCATCGTCGACCATCTGTTGGCGGTCGCCGATCCGTGGCTGCTGGCGATCTCGTTCGATCCGTTCCGCGGCCGCCGGCTCTCGTTCATGTACCGCATCGTGCGGCCCGCCCGCCGCGACGCGATCGACACCTCGCTCGCCGCCGCGCGCCCGTTCACGACCAGCGGTCTGCTGGCGCGTTGGCTGCTCGCGGTCGATCTGCCGTTCGAGGCCGAAGAAGCGCGCGCGGGCGTCGCGCGCGCGCTGGCCGCGCTGCCGCCCGGCGCGTTCGTCGACCCGGAGCTGCGCCGCGATCCCGCGCGCGTCGTCGACGAAGCGCTGGCGACGATGGCCCGCCGCGGCTGGCTGATCGCCGAGGGCGCACGCTGGCGGCTGGCGGACGTACGCGTCGACCCGCGCTTTCGCGGCGTCGCCGACATCGTCGCCTATCAGGCGACGTTCGCGAACGAGACGCTCGCCGCGCTCGAACGGCTGGCGGCGGCGGCTTAGCGCACGACGACGTTGGCGGCGGCCTGCGTCATGCGGCCGCGCGCGTCGTGCGCGCGAAACGTCACCGCGTACGCGCCGCTGAACGGCGGGATGTAGAACGGCACCCGCGCGTCACAGGCGAACTCGCCGGGTCCGATCTGCGCCACGCGGATCGTCCGCCCGGCGGCGATCGCGACGACCGAGACCACCTGCGTGGTCGTGTGGACCTCGGCGTGCACCAGCGTGCCGCGATGGACGACGGTCGGCGAGAGCCGAATCTCGAGGATCTGCGGCATCCCGTCGGGGGTCGCGAGCGGGCTCGGCTCCTGGGCGGCGGGACCGGCCGCGAGCATCGCGGGCTGCTGGGCCCGCACCCCGGCGGTCGCCGCCGCCAGGGCGGCGGAAAGGGCCAACCCGAGGCGAATGGCACGGCCCATGGCCGGGACCCTGAGCATTGTCGCGCCCTTGTACAACGAAGAAGGGAACGTCACCGAACTGGTGCGCCGCCTGAGCGCGGTCGCGGCGTCCATCGACGTGGACGGGTACGAGATCGTGCTGGTGAACGACGGCAGCAAGGACCGGACACTCGCACTTCTTCGGGAGCACGCGGCACGCGACCCGCACCTGGTGATCGTCGACCTCTCGCGCAACTTCGGTCATCAGCTCGCGGCGACCGCCGGCTTGGACACGGCGCGCGGCGACGCGGTCGTGCTGATCGACGCCGACCTGCAAGACCCGCCCGAGCTGATCCCCGAGATGGTCGCCCGCTGGCGCGACGGCTACGACGTCGTCTTCGCCGTGCGCCGCAATCGCAAGGGCGAGAGCGCGTTCAAGCTGTTCACCGCGCGGATGTTCTACCGCGTCATCCGCCGGCTCACCAACGTCGACATCCCGGTCGACTCGGGTGACTTCCGGCTCTTCTCGCGCCGCGTGCTGACCGCCCTGAGCTCGATTCGCGAGCGGCACCGCTTCATCCGCGGACTGGTCTCCTGGGTCGGCTACAAGCAAGTCGCGGTCTTCTACGACCGCGACGAACGTTTCTCGGGCGCGACCAAGTACCCGCTCTCGAAGATGCTGCGCTTCGCGATCGACGGCATCACCTCGTTCAGCGACATCCCGCTGCGCCTGGTGACCTGGTTCGGCTTCATCGTCTCGGCGATCGCGTTCCTGGTCGCGCTGGTCGAGATCGGCGTGCGCATCTTCACCGGCTACAACTTGCCCGGTTACACCTCGACCATCTTCGCCATCCTGTTCTTGGGCGGCGTGCAGCTGATCGGCATGGGGATCTTGGGCGAGTACGTCGGCCGCATCTACGACGAGATCAAAGGCCGTCCGCTCTACTTGTTGGCCAGCGTCGAGCGCGGCGAGACGGCGCCGGTTCGCGGCGAGGACCGCGGGGAGATCGTACGGACGTCGTGATCGGCGCGCCGCCGCTGGACGCGGTGGCGACGGCATGGTTCGTGCTGCTGGCGCTCGCGACGGCGCTGCTGGGTTGGCGCCGTCCGGCCGGCGTGCCGTGCGTGCTGGTCCTGGTCGACCCGTTCGCGCTCACGCGGTATGTCGGCCACACCACGCTGACGTCGTTCAAAGCGGCGTTGGTCGGCGGACTGGTGGGGCTGCTGGCGCACGGCGCGCTGCGCTGGCCGCGCGAGCGGACCGCACGCGCGACGCTGCTGGTGCTGCTGGTGCTCGTGGCGGCGACGGCGGCGACCATTCCCCACGCCGCGCTGCGCGCGCCGGCGGTGCGCGAAACGCTCAAGGCGTTCGAGTACCTGGTCGTGTTCGCCGTCGCCTGGGCGGCGGCGCGCGGGAGCGCCGACGCGTCGCGGCTGTTCGGCCTGGCGTGCGGTGCCGCCGTCGTGCTGGTCGGCGTCGACGCCCTGCGCGACTACCTGCACCCGCAATCGGGCCTGTACGTGCGCAACGTTCCGATCGTGCGGCTGGCCGGTCATCTCGAGGGTCCCAATCAGCTGGCGGCCTGGCTCGGCCTCGCGCTGCCGGCCGCGATCGCCGAGATCGCGGCGTGGCCGCTGATGGTGGCCGTGCTGATCGTCGGCGGCGTGGTCTGCGCGCTCACGCTCTCGCGCGGCGGGATCGCGCAGACGGCGATCGCGCTGGGCGGCGCGGTCTGGAGCCGCGGCGCGAACCGCCGCGTGACGGTCGCCGTCGCGTCGCTGGCGGTGGCGCTGGCGCTCGGCACGCTGGCCTTCTCGACCCACACCAAGGGCACCATCACGCACGTCGGCTCGCTGCGCGGCAGCGTCGACTACGGCGGCACCGGCACGCGCGCGATCCTCTGGCGCGCCGCGGTGGCGATGGCCCGCGCGCACCCGCTGCTCGGCGTGGGCGCGGGCAACTTCGAGCTCGAGCTGCCCGACTACGGTGCGCCGCCGGGAGTCCGCACGCAGGCCAACTCGCTCTACCTCGAAGCCGCGGCCGACGGCGGCCTGGTGCTGCTGATTCCGACGCTGCTGGCCGCGCTGCTGCCGCCGGTGCTGCTGCTGCGCGCGGGCACCGCGCGTCGCTTGGCGTTCGTCGCCGGCGTCGCGGGGTTGGCCCTCGCGGCGCACGGCGTCATCGACGACGTGACCTTCTACA
The window above is part of the Candidatus Sulfotelmatobacter sp. genome. Proteins encoded here:
- a CDS encoding MFS transporter — its product is MSGDSLRAAPAPRFAVRDNAAVNALWLGIQFQDAAILAIIVPAILLQLDRQHGTNVHTDVLALYATLAAIAATFVPMVAGALSDRARRRGGDRRRETAIALAVDVLALGAMAISHTIGLLGLEVVAASIAIAAASTIYQALLPDVVPKSAWGAAAGMRGAMTLLGTVLGLAAAARLTPHVALLVMALFIVLSATSLLAIRHERRDEPVRSHAVVRDWHDLGITLVARGWIVLGMTLLQTYILYFFSDVLRVRDASLGTGLVAGAALVGAIGSSITTGVLSDRVDRRYVVALSGIPMTLAALGFALAPQANLIFLYAALFGLGYGGVFSVGWALALDAIPELGDAARDLGIWGTLSNMPGIAAPALGAWIIAHGATPRDGYRALFALAGGCFFVGSLIVLRVGRNPVASIWSALFVALTCVFRQPYLRLFRLRVRSWGRLPFRRGPTVLIANHQHEDESETVMQRTFLQGPWRAPILTASTRRMYEPGFFAWRMPWLAPFARELNAGGMFYALGMLPIENQLNAQPLRSLARAVRAAHGNLPVNAVFRDAALALLPPGAATLDDVLAPRNFNAGERAVKIAYLHEPYRRETLERIRASIDEDVARIVDVTRRGATFFVTPEGNYSTDGRMRPLRGIVDHLLAVADPWLLAISFDPFRGRRLSFMYRIVRPARRDAIDTSLAAARPFTTSGLLARWLLAVDLPFEAEEARAGVARALAALPPGAFVDPELRRDPARVVDEALATMARRGWLIAEGARWRLADVRVDPRFRGVADIVAYQATFANETLAALERLAAAA
- a CDS encoding glycosyltransferase family 2 protein, which encodes MAGTLSIVAPLYNEEGNVTELVRRLSAVAASIDVDGYEIVLVNDGSKDRTLALLREHAARDPHLVIVDLSRNFGHQLAATAGLDTARGDAVVLIDADLQDPPELIPEMVARWRDGYDVVFAVRRNRKGESAFKLFTARMFYRVIRRLTNVDIPVDSGDFRLFSRRVLTALSSIRERHRFIRGLVSWVGYKQVAVFYDRDERFSGATKYPLSKMLRFAIDGITSFSDIPLRLVTWFGFIVSAIAFLVALVEIGVRIFTGYNLPGYTSTIFAILFLGGVQLIGMGILGEYVGRIYDEIKGRPLYLLASVERGETAPVRGEDRGEIVRTS
- a CDS encoding O-antigen ligase family protein translates to MIGAPPLDAVATAWFVLLALATALLGWRRPAGVPCVLVLVDPFALTRYVGHTTLTSFKAALVGGLVGLLAHGALRWPRERTARATLLVLLVLVAATAATIPHAALRAPAVRETLKAFEYLVVFAVAWAAARGSADASRLFGLACGAAVVLVGVDALRDYLHPQSGLYVRNVPIVRLAGHLEGPNQLAAWLGLALPAAIAEIAAWPLMVAVLIVGGVVCALTLSRGGIAQTAIALGGAVWSRGANRRVTVAVASLAVALALGTLAFSTHTKGTITHVGSLRGSVDYGGTGTRAILWRAAVAMARAHPLLGVGAGNFELELPDYGAPPGVRTQANSLYLEAAADGGLVLLIPTLLAALLPPVLLLRAGTARRLAFVAGVAGLALAAHGVIDDVTFYTKVGQLWWVLAGVAAASAGGSSSSPSETPGTK